A window from Lagopus muta isolate bLagMut1 chromosome 5, bLagMut1 primary, whole genome shotgun sequence encodes these proteins:
- the STXBP3 gene encoding syntaxin-binding protein 3 isoform X2 has translation MEVVENVYKNREPVPHMKAIYFITPTKKSVDGLIDDFISKSSSRYKAAYVYFTDTCPDNLFNKIKSSCARSIRRCKEISVSFFPYESQVFTLNVPDAFYCCYSPTLENTKDKDAVMEAMAEQIVTLCATLEENPGVRSKSTPSDNASRLAQLVEKKLENYYKTDEQSQIKAKTHSQLIVIDRGFDPVSTVLHELTFQAMAYDLLPIENDTYKYKADGKEKEAILEEDDELWVKMRHKHIADVIEEISQLLKEVSSKKKAAEGKLTLSSLAHLMKKMPQYRKEITRQVVHLNIAEDCMSKFKANIERLCKTEQDLALGTDAEGQKVKDSMRVLLPVLLNKSHDSYDKIRAILLYIFSTNGTTQENLDKLIQNVQIESDSDMIRNWEYLHVPIISSSAVQQQKQPRRDRSAEETFQLSRWTPLIKDVMEDAIENKLDSKEWPYCSQCPPTWNGSGVVSARQKPKASYPDERRSKARLILFVIGGITYSEMRCAYEVSQAFKSCEVIIGSTHVLTPRRLLDEVKSLNKPKDTVCIKDE, from the exons ATGGAAG TGGTGGAGAACGTGTATAAAAACCGAGAACCTGTTCCACACATGAAAGCAATATATTTCATAACTCCAACCAAAAAG TCTGTAGATGGTCTTATTGATGACTTCATCAGTAAATCATCCAGCAGATACAAAGCAGCGTACGTCTATTTCACTGACA CTTGTCCTGACAACCTCTTCAATAAAATTAAGTCTTCCTGTGCCAGATCAATAAGGAGATGCAAGGAAATCAGTGTTTCCTTCTTCCCATATGAATCTCAG GTATTTACCCTCAACGTCCCGGATGCATTCTATTGCTGTTACAGTCCAACTCTTGAAAATACGAAGGATAAAGATGCTGTGATGGAAGCAATGGCTGAACAAATTGTTACCTTGTGTGCCACTCTAGAAGAGAATCCAGGCGTGCGATCTAAAAG CACACCTTCAGATAATGCCAGCAGACTTGCACAGCTTGTTGAAAAGAAGCTTGAGAACTACTACAAAACTGATGAGCAAAGCCAAATAAAG GCTAAAACCCACTCACAATTAATAGTAATTGATCGAGGCTTTGACCCAGTATCAACTGTCCTTCACGAACTCACGTTCCAGGCTATGGCGTATGATCTACTGCCAATTGAAAATGATACTTACAA ATACaaagcagatgggaaggaaaaggaagcaatcCTGGAAGAAGATGATGAGCTCTGGGTGAAGATGCGGCACAAGCACATTGCAGACGTAATAGA GGAAATATCTCAACTGTTGAAAGAAGTTTCATcgaagaagaaagcagcagaaggaaaa TTAACGTTATCCAGTCTGGCCCACTTAATGAAGAAGATGCCACAGTATCGTAAAGAGATCACTAGG CAAGTTGTCCATCTTAACATAGCAGAAGACTGCATGAGCAAGTTCAAAGCTAACATAGAAAGGCTTTGTAAAACTGAACAG gaTTTGGCTCTTGGAACTGATGCAGAAGGTCAAAAAGTGAAAGACTCCATGAGAGTCCTCCTTCCGGTTCTGCTCAACAAAAGTCACGACAGCTATGACAAAATTAGAGCCATTCTCCTGTATATCTTCAGCACAAATG gAACTACCCAGGAGAACTTGGACAAGCTGATCCAGAATGTACAAATAGAAAGTGACAGTGATATGATAAGAAACTGGGAATACCTTCATGTCCCTATTATCTCTTca TCAGCTGttcagcaacaaaagcaacCAAGGAGGGACCGCTCTGCAGAAGAAACTTTTCAGCTCTCTAGGTGGACACCTCTTATAAAAGATGTTATGGAG GATGCTATAGAAAACAAACTGGATTCAAAAGAGTGGCCTTATTGTTCCCAGTGTCCTCCTACCTGGAATGGCTCAGGAGTAGTAAG TGCTCGCCAGAAGCCTAAAGCTAGCTATCCAGATGAGCGAAGGAGTAAAGCCAGACTGATTTTATTTGTGATTGGAGGAATTACGTACTCGGAGATGCGCTGCGCTTATGAAGTTTCTCAAGCCTTCAAGTCTTGTGAAGTTATCATTG GTTCTACACATGTTTTGACTCCTAGAAGACTACTGGATGAAGTCAAGAGCCTTAATAAACCAAAGGATACAGTCTGCATTAAGGATGAGTAG
- the STXBP3 gene encoding syntaxin-binding protein 3 isoform X1 has protein sequence MAPAVRGLKSLVWQKLKSAIFDDCRKEDEWKVILLDDYTTKLLSMCCKMSDLLAEGITVVENVYKNREPVPHMKAIYFITPTKKSVDGLIDDFISKSSSRYKAAYVYFTDTCPDNLFNKIKSSCARSIRRCKEISVSFFPYESQVFTLNVPDAFYCCYSPTLENTKDKDAVMEAMAEQIVTLCATLEENPGVRSKSTPSDNASRLAQLVEKKLENYYKTDEQSQIKAKTHSQLIVIDRGFDPVSTVLHELTFQAMAYDLLPIENDTYKYKADGKEKEAILEEDDELWVKMRHKHIADVIEEISQLLKEVSSKKKAAEGKLTLSSLAHLMKKMPQYRKEITRQVVHLNIAEDCMSKFKANIERLCKTEQDLALGTDAEGQKVKDSMRVLLPVLLNKSHDSYDKIRAILLYIFSTNGTTQENLDKLIQNVQIESDSDMIRNWEYLHVPIISSSAVQQQKQPRRDRSAEETFQLSRWTPLIKDVMEDAIENKLDSKEWPYCSQCPPTWNGSGVVSARQKPKASYPDERRSKARLILFVIGGITYSEMRCAYEVSQAFKSCEVIIGSTHVLTPRRLLDEVKSLNKPKDTVCIKDE, from the exons ATGGCGCCGGCGGTGCGGGGGCTGAAGAGTTTGGTGTGGCAGA AGCTGAAATCTGCAATATTTGATGACTGTAGGAAAGAGGATGAATGGAAG gTAATTCTTTTGGATGATTACACTACTAAATTACTGTCAATGTGCTGCAAAATGTCTGATCTACTAGCAGAGGGTATCACAG TGGTGGAGAACGTGTATAAAAACCGAGAACCTGTTCCACACATGAAAGCAATATATTTCATAACTCCAACCAAAAAG TCTGTAGATGGTCTTATTGATGACTTCATCAGTAAATCATCCAGCAGATACAAAGCAGCGTACGTCTATTTCACTGACA CTTGTCCTGACAACCTCTTCAATAAAATTAAGTCTTCCTGTGCCAGATCAATAAGGAGATGCAAGGAAATCAGTGTTTCCTTCTTCCCATATGAATCTCAG GTATTTACCCTCAACGTCCCGGATGCATTCTATTGCTGTTACAGTCCAACTCTTGAAAATACGAAGGATAAAGATGCTGTGATGGAAGCAATGGCTGAACAAATTGTTACCTTGTGTGCCACTCTAGAAGAGAATCCAGGCGTGCGATCTAAAAG CACACCTTCAGATAATGCCAGCAGACTTGCACAGCTTGTTGAAAAGAAGCTTGAGAACTACTACAAAACTGATGAGCAAAGCCAAATAAAG GCTAAAACCCACTCACAATTAATAGTAATTGATCGAGGCTTTGACCCAGTATCAACTGTCCTTCACGAACTCACGTTCCAGGCTATGGCGTATGATCTACTGCCAATTGAAAATGATACTTACAA ATACaaagcagatgggaaggaaaaggaagcaatcCTGGAAGAAGATGATGAGCTCTGGGTGAAGATGCGGCACAAGCACATTGCAGACGTAATAGA GGAAATATCTCAACTGTTGAAAGAAGTTTCATcgaagaagaaagcagcagaaggaaaa TTAACGTTATCCAGTCTGGCCCACTTAATGAAGAAGATGCCACAGTATCGTAAAGAGATCACTAGG CAAGTTGTCCATCTTAACATAGCAGAAGACTGCATGAGCAAGTTCAAAGCTAACATAGAAAGGCTTTGTAAAACTGAACAG gaTTTGGCTCTTGGAACTGATGCAGAAGGTCAAAAAGTGAAAGACTCCATGAGAGTCCTCCTTCCGGTTCTGCTCAACAAAAGTCACGACAGCTATGACAAAATTAGAGCCATTCTCCTGTATATCTTCAGCACAAATG gAACTACCCAGGAGAACTTGGACAAGCTGATCCAGAATGTACAAATAGAAAGTGACAGTGATATGATAAGAAACTGGGAATACCTTCATGTCCCTATTATCTCTTca TCAGCTGttcagcaacaaaagcaacCAAGGAGGGACCGCTCTGCAGAAGAAACTTTTCAGCTCTCTAGGTGGACACCTCTTATAAAAGATGTTATGGAG GATGCTATAGAAAACAAACTGGATTCAAAAGAGTGGCCTTATTGTTCCCAGTGTCCTCCTACCTGGAATGGCTCAGGAGTAGTAAG TGCTCGCCAGAAGCCTAAAGCTAGCTATCCAGATGAGCGAAGGAGTAAAGCCAGACTGATTTTATTTGTGATTGGAGGAATTACGTACTCGGAGATGCGCTGCGCTTATGAAGTTTCTCAAGCCTTCAAGTCTTGTGAAGTTATCATTG GTTCTACACATGTTTTGACTCCTAGAAGACTACTGGATGAAGTCAAGAGCCTTAATAAACCAAAGGATACAGTCTGCATTAAGGATGAGTAG